A region from the Chloroflexota bacterium genome encodes:
- the ruvA gene encoding Holliday junction branch migration protein RuvA — protein MISGVRGTLEAVGADWVNVGVRGVTFRVSVPSSAIPTLGAIGGSVHLHTHLVVRDDAMELHGFPTDDALQLFTMLIGVSGIGPRLAHSMLSAMPAETLAAAIAAGDTKALAQAPGLGQRTAARVVVELKDKLDMGFTSSAPGVPTTGAANAVTEALQALGYSPIEARQAVAGGDTTLPVEEQVRQALQRIAQR, from the coding sequence ATGATTTCAGGTGTGCGGGGAACACTGGAGGCCGTTGGCGCCGATTGGGTTAACGTGGGAGTCCGCGGGGTCACCTTCCGGGTCTCCGTGCCCTCCTCCGCCATCCCCACCCTCGGCGCCATAGGCGGCTCGGTCCACCTGCACACGCACCTCGTCGTCCGCGACGACGCCATGGAACTGCACGGCTTCCCGACAGACGACGCCCTCCAACTCTTCACCATGCTCATCGGCGTCTCCGGCATCGGCCCAAGGTTGGCCCACTCAATGCTCTCCGCCATGCCGGCCGAGACCCTCGCCGCGGCCATCGCCGCCGGCGACACCAAGGCCCTTGCGCAGGCGCCCGGCCTCGGCCAGCGTACGGCGGCCCGCGTGGTAGTTGAGCTCAAGGACAAGCTGGACATGGGCTTCACAAGCAGTGCTCCCGGCGTCCCCACCACAGGAGCGGCGAACGCCGTCACCGAGGCCCTCCAGGCGTTGGGCTACTCCCCCATTGAGGCCCGCCAGGCAGTCGCGGGCGGCGACACCACCCTCCCCGTCGAGGAGCAGGTCCGTCAGGCCCTCCAACGCATCGCCCAACGTTGA
- a CDS encoding NIPSNAP family protein, with the protein MLYELRTYTACPGKLPNVVARFRDFTAAKFTEHGFRIIGFWTPQVGGSSHELIYMLAWESYEERSRCFAAFREDPERARVFAESEKDGPIVADVQNVMLAPTDFSPLN; encoded by the coding sequence ATGTTGTACGAGCTCCGGACCTACACTGCCTGCCCCGGCAAGCTGCCTAACGTAGTCGCGCGGTTCCGAGACTTCACGGCGGCCAAGTTCACTGAGCACGGTTTCCGCATCATCGGGTTCTGGACGCCGCAGGTTGGCGGGTCCAGCCATGAGCTGATCTACATGCTGGCCTGGGAGAGCTACGAGGAACGCAGCCGCTGCTTCGCGGCGTTCCGGGAGGACCCGGAGCGGGCGAGGGTGTTCGCGGAGTCGGAGAAGGACGGCCCCATCGTGGCTGACGTCCAGAACGTGATGCTGGCCCCGACGGACTTTTCACCGCTGAACTAG
- the pth gene encoding aminoacyl-tRNA hydrolase, protein MKVIVGLGNPTPKYANTRHNIGAMTVDRLCKQWGITLERKNRYALLGQGWVDGAQVALAKPRSFMNLSGEPVAYLTARLRVKPEDMLIVYDDMDLPLGVTRLRAEGGHGGHNGMRSIIDTLGKQEIPRLRIGVGRSPVDDPIRHVLGGFTDSEEVSVERLLARAAEAAACFVAEGVEAAMNRFNQAPPDSDEDSFK, encoded by the coding sequence ATGAAGGTCATCGTGGGTTTGGGCAACCCCACGCCCAAGTACGCAAATACGCGGCACAACATCGGCGCAATGACGGTGGACCGGCTGTGCAAGCAGTGGGGCATCACGCTGGAGCGCAAGAACCGCTATGCGCTGCTCGGTCAGGGGTGGGTTGACGGCGCACAGGTCGCGCTGGCAAAGCCTCGCTCGTTCATGAACCTGAGCGGGGAGCCGGTAGCGTACTTGACAGCGCGCCTCAGGGTGAAACCGGAGGACATGCTCATTGTGTATGACGACATGGACCTGCCGCTAGGCGTGACTCGGCTGCGTGCGGAAGGCGGCCACGGCGGGCACAACGGGATGCGCTCCATCATTGACACGCTGGGGAAGCAGGAAATCCCGCGGCTTCGGATCGGCGTGGGGCGCTCGCCGGTGGACGACCCGATACGTCACGTGCTCGGAGGGTTCACGGACTCAGAGGAGGTGTCCGTCGAGCGGCTGCTGGCCCGTGCGGCAGAGGCGGCGGCGTGCTTCGTGGCGGAGGGCGTCGAGGCCGCTATGAACCGCTTCAACCAGGCGCCACCGGACAGCGACGAGGATTCCTTCAAGTGA
- the ligA gene encoding NAD-dependent DNA ligase LigA: MASPEALIRAQALRAELAQHNYRYYVLDDPFVSDAAYDALMRELRELEAEYPDLVTPDSPTQRVGAPPAHGFAEVIHRGQMFSLSNAFDDDEYMAWVQRTRRLLGGDDFAVTCELKIDGLAVSLTYRNGVLERGATRGDGQRGEDVTANVRTIRSIPLQLLGSPPELLEVRGEIYMGRDGFRRMNEARAAEGLPLYANPRNSAAGSVRQLDPNVTATRPLNIWVYALGYAEGGAAPETQWELLQWLSSMGIRTNPNNRYYETPERALDYYREWLEGREDLDYDTDGAVVKVNSRANWETLGVVGREPRWAIAFKWPSQQETTRVLEINVNVGRTGRINPFAVLEPVFVGGVTVQHATLHNADYISEKDIRVGDTVVVERAGEVIPQVVRSLPKQRPPGAAPFAMPEQCPACGSRVLRAEGEAAHYCTSASCPAQLAEHIFHFVSKGAMDIDGMGPKIATSLLDSGLITDVADIYSLKMEDLVQLERMGELLAAKLLRNIEESKDRPLHRLLVALGIMLVGSEVAELLASAFGDMERLRAASEEELTAIPGVGPKIAASVAGFFADEGNARLVEKLRGAGLRMDADEAPPPPEGLPMSGMVFCFTGTLAAMPRSQGEELVRSLGASASGSVTKKTTHLVVGAEPGASKVTQASKYGTQVLNEEEFLALLPG, translated from the coding sequence GTGGCCTCACCGGAAGCCCTCATTCGCGCGCAGGCCTTGCGGGCCGAGCTTGCGCAGCACAACTATCGCTACTACGTCCTTGACGATCCCTTCGTCAGCGACGCCGCCTACGACGCGCTGATGCGCGAGCTGCGCGAGCTGGAAGCTGAGTATCCTGACCTCGTCACGCCGGACTCTCCGACGCAGCGCGTTGGGGCACCACCCGCGCATGGCTTTGCCGAGGTGATACACCGGGGGCAGATGTTCAGCCTCTCCAACGCATTTGACGACGACGAGTACATGGCGTGGGTGCAGCGAACACGCCGGCTGCTGGGCGGGGACGACTTCGCCGTTACTTGCGAGCTCAAGATCGACGGGCTCGCGGTGTCGCTGACTTATCGCAACGGCGTGCTTGAGCGCGGCGCGACCCGGGGCGACGGGCAGCGAGGCGAGGACGTGACCGCGAATGTCCGCACCATCCGCAGCATTCCGCTTCAGCTCTTAGGCTCGCCGCCGGAGCTGCTGGAGGTGCGCGGTGAGATCTACATGGGGCGCGATGGCTTCCGGCGCATGAACGAGGCCCGCGCCGCCGAGGGGCTACCCCTGTACGCAAACCCTCGAAACAGCGCGGCGGGCAGTGTGCGGCAGCTCGACCCCAACGTGACTGCGACCCGGCCGCTGAACATTTGGGTATACGCCCTTGGCTACGCCGAAGGCGGCGCCGCGCCGGAAACGCAGTGGGAGTTGCTGCAGTGGCTCAGCTCCATGGGCATCCGCACCAATCCGAACAACCGTTACTACGAGACGCCGGAAAGGGCGCTCGACTACTACAGGGAGTGGCTGGAAGGGCGTGAGGACCTGGACTACGACACCGACGGCGCCGTCGTGAAGGTGAACAGCCGGGCGAACTGGGAGACACTGGGCGTGGTTGGGCGCGAGCCTCGGTGGGCGATCGCGTTCAAATGGCCGTCGCAGCAGGAGACGACGCGGGTGCTGGAGATCAATGTCAACGTGGGGCGCACGGGGCGTATCAATCCATTCGCCGTGTTGGAACCGGTCTTCGTGGGTGGCGTGACGGTGCAGCACGCGACGCTGCACAACGCCGACTACATCAGTGAGAAGGATATCCGCGTGGGCGACACGGTGGTCGTCGAGCGGGCCGGCGAGGTGATCCCGCAGGTGGTGCGGAGCCTGCCGAAGCAACGGCCGCCCGGTGCGGCACCATTCGCGATGCCGGAGCAATGCCCGGCGTGCGGCAGCCGGGTGCTTCGCGCGGAGGGCGAGGCGGCGCATTACTGCACCAGCGCCTCGTGCCCGGCGCAACTGGCGGAGCACATCTTCCACTTCGTGTCCAAGGGCGCTATGGACATCGACGGCATGGGGCCGAAGATCGCGACGTCGCTGCTGGACTCCGGGCTGATCACGGACGTGGCGGACATCTACTCGCTGAAGATGGAAGACCTAGTGCAGCTTGAGCGCATGGGTGAGCTGCTGGCGGCCAAGCTGCTTCGGAACATTGAGGAGAGCAAGGACCGGCCCCTGCACCGGCTGCTCGTCGCCCTTGGCATCATGCTGGTGGGCAGCGAGGTAGCAGAGCTGCTGGCTTCGGCGTTTGGCGACATGGAGCGACTGCGGGCAGCGTCGGAGGAGGAGCTTACGGCGATTCCAGGCGTCGGGCCGAAGATTGCAGCGAGCGTGGCGGGATTCTTTGCGGACGAGGGCAACGCGCGGCTTGTTGAGAAGCTGCGTGGCGCAGGGCTGCGGATGGACGCGGACGAGGCTCCGCCTCCTCCCGAGGGGCTGCCGATGTCCGGCATGGTGTTCTGCTTTACGGGGACGCTCGCCGCCATGCCGCGCTCACAGGGAGAGGAGCTGGTGCGGTCCCTCGGCGCCTCCGCGTCGGGGTCGGTGACGAAGAAGACGACGCACCTCGTCGTGGGCGCAGAGCCGGGTGCGTCGAAGGTTACGCAGGCTTCGAAGTATGGTACGCAGGTGCTGAACGAGGAAGAGTTTCTGGCGCTATTGCCGGGATAA